The following proteins are encoded in a genomic region of Amycolatopsis sulphurea:
- a CDS encoding SDR family oxidoreductase, which yields MRVFVTGASGHLGSAVVPELLRAGHKVTGLARSDASAAAVTTLGAQVHRGNLDDLDDLRQAAQKVDAVIHLAFDHSGIATGKFAEAVEADHAVVQTFGEALSGTGKAFFGIGSTGSDDPDRNAAINANPRATVARTLAEFAEHDVRTVLFGIPPVTHSSRDRHGFIPRMIQIARETGVSAYVGDNRWPAAHTLDVALLYALALDKAPAGTELGAAAEEGIPVREIAEAIGRHLDLPVKGISAERAAEHFATFPFVGMDITMPNAETRRLLGWEPTHPGLLEDLEEGHYFAAGR from the coding sequence ATGCGTGTTTTCGTCACCGGCGCCAGCGGCCACCTCGGCTCCGCCGTGGTCCCCGAACTGCTCCGCGCCGGCCATAAGGTCACCGGCCTCGCCCGGTCCGACGCCTCGGCCGCCGCCGTCACCACACTCGGCGCCCAGGTACACCGTGGCAATCTCGATGACCTAGACGACCTGCGCCAAGCCGCGCAGAAGGTGGACGCCGTCATCCACCTAGCCTTCGATCACAGCGGCATCGCGACCGGCAAATTCGCCGAAGCAGTCGAAGCCGACCACGCAGTGGTCCAGACCTTCGGCGAAGCACTTTCCGGCACCGGCAAGGCTTTCTTCGGCATCGGCTCCACCGGAAGCGACGACCCGGACCGCAACGCGGCGATCAACGCCAACCCCCGAGCCACCGTCGCCCGCACCCTCGCCGAATTCGCCGAACACGACGTCCGCACCGTCCTCTTCGGAATCCCGCCCGTCACGCACAGCTCCCGGGACCGGCACGGTTTCATCCCCCGAATGATCCAGATCGCCCGCGAGACCGGCGTTTCCGCCTACGTCGGCGACAACCGCTGGCCCGCCGCCCACACCCTGGACGTCGCCCTGCTCTACGCGCTCGCGCTGGACAAGGCCCCGGCCGGAACCGAACTGGGCGCCGCCGCCGAGGAGGGCATCCCGGTGCGCGAGATCGCCGAGGCCATCGGGCGGCATCTGGACCTGCCGGTGAAGGGCATTTCGGCCGAGCGGGCCGCGGAACACTTCGCCACGTTTCCGTTCGTTGGCATGGATATCACGATGCCGAATGCGGAGACCCGGCGGCTGCTGGGCTGGGAGCCGACCCATCCGGGGCTGCTGGAGGATCTTGAGGAGGGGCACTATTTTGCGGCCGGTCGGTAG
- a CDS encoding TetR/AcrR family transcriptional regulator, with product MARWEPNARERLVVAAVDLFAEQGYEGTAVAQIAERAGLTRTTFFRHFRDKREVLFAGQQVHAELLANGVAEAPASATPLEAVEAGLDALTASFAPEQREFGPRLLEVTASTPELRERSVYKQSVLAAAIAGALRSRGVGDPAAALAADLGVRAFHDAYVRWVDPSGEADFPKLTRAVFRGLREVNAKLE from the coding sequence ATGGCCCGATGGGAACCGAACGCGCGGGAGCGCCTGGTGGTCGCTGCCGTGGATCTGTTTGCCGAGCAGGGGTACGAGGGCACTGCGGTCGCGCAGATCGCCGAGCGGGCCGGGCTGACGAGGACCACGTTCTTTCGCCATTTCCGGGACAAGCGGGAGGTGTTGTTCGCCGGTCAGCAGGTGCACGCCGAGCTGCTGGCGAACGGGGTTGCGGAGGCTCCCGCTTCGGCCACGCCGCTGGAGGCGGTCGAAGCGGGGCTGGATGCGCTCACCGCGTCCTTCGCCCCCGAGCAGCGCGAGTTCGGGCCTCGGCTTCTTGAAGTCACCGCGAGCACGCCTGAACTTCGCGAACGCTCGGTGTATAAGCAATCTGTGCTCGCCGCCGCGATTGCTGGGGCATTGCGGAGCCGGGGTGTCGGGGATCCGGCTGCGGCGTTGGCAGCGGATCTGGGTGTCCGGGCGTTTCATGATGCCTATGTGCGCTGGGTCGACCCGTCCGGGGAGGCAGATTTCCCGAAGTTGACCCGTGCGGTGTTCCGGGGGTTGCGGGAAGTGAACGCGAAGCTGGAGTGA